A stretch of Edaphobacter lichenicola DNA encodes these proteins:
- a CDS encoding 3'-5' exoribonuclease YhaM family protein, translated as MKDFFVEDAARFDNATVTTYFVLTSMQVRDKKQGGQFLALTVSDKTGSLEARMWDEVAEAIATCDEGCYVKVQGDISKYQGKFQITLKKLRLAAESEIDPKDFQPSTKFDVEQMWGELRGYVSAFRNVELRRLVFAFLDDEQIGPAFKAAPAAKRLHHAWLGGLLEHVLTLVRVCLGTAPFYPEVDADLLVTGAILHDIGKIRELEWRSSFSYTLEGQMIGHISIAQGMLREKVQQLAPFPEKLRVLVEHMILSHHGKYEFGSPKLPMTPEAILLSALDDLEAKMQAMRNEFAAAVASGKSSGEVTDWVRSMDRPLLNTQGYLKDE; from the coding sequence ATGAAAGATTTCTTTGTTGAAGATGCGGCGCGATTTGATAACGCGACAGTGACGACTTATTTTGTTTTGACGTCGATGCAGGTGAGAGACAAGAAGCAGGGTGGGCAGTTTCTTGCGTTGACGGTGAGTGATAAGACGGGGTCGCTTGAAGCGCGTATGTGGGATGAAGTGGCGGAGGCGATTGCGACCTGTGACGAAGGTTGCTATGTGAAGGTGCAGGGGGATATCTCCAAGTATCAGGGGAAGTTTCAGATCACGTTGAAGAAGCTGCGGTTGGCGGCGGAGTCGGAGATCGATCCGAAGGACTTTCAGCCTTCGACGAAGTTCGATGTGGAGCAGATGTGGGGGGAGTTGCGCGGATATGTCTCTGCTTTCAGGAACGTAGAGCTGCGGCGGCTGGTGTTTGCGTTTCTTGATGATGAGCAGATTGGGCCTGCGTTCAAGGCGGCTCCTGCGGCGAAGCGGTTGCATCATGCGTGGCTTGGGGGGTTGCTGGAGCATGTGTTGACGCTGGTGCGGGTGTGTTTGGGGACGGCTCCGTTTTATCCGGAGGTGGATGCGGATCTGCTGGTTACGGGGGCGATTTTGCATGATATCGGGAAGATTCGCGAGTTGGAGTGGAGGTCGAGCTTCAGCTATACGCTGGAGGGCCAGATGATTGGCCACATCAGCATTGCGCAGGGGATGTTGCGGGAGAAGGTGCAGCAGCTGGCGCCGTTTCCGGAGAAGCTGCGGGTGCTGGTGGAGCATATGATTCTGAGCCACCACGGGAAGTATGAGTTTGGTTCGCCGAAGCTGCCGATGACGCCGGAGGCTATTCTTTTGAGTGCTTTGGACGATCTGGAGGCGAAGATGCAGGCGATGCGGAATGAGTTTGCGGCTGCGGTGGCGAGTGGGAAGAGCAGCGGCGAGGTGACCGATTGGGTGAGGAGTATGGATCGGCCGCTGCTGAATACCCAGGGGTATTTGAAGGACGAGTAG
- the dinB gene encoding DNA polymerase IV: protein MVRKIVHVDMDAFYASVEQRDDPALRGRPVVVAWRGKRSVVCAASYEARRFGVHSAMPAIHAERLCPEAIFVPPDFTRYRAVSRAVREIFQRHADLIEPLSLDEAYLDVTENKTGLPTATRVAITIRQQIHDELHLTASAGVAQNKFLAKIASDWRKPNGLFVIQPEDVQTFLPPLPVARIPGVGKVTENRLKQIGVLTIADLLALESSALEAQFGRYGARLHELARGIDHSKVVPDRPTKSISAEDTFERDIPLSETEELIRRLAEKVWTASRKDGRVARTVVLKLKTSDFNILTRSHTPSTPPESCEELLAIALLLRERIHLKSTQRFRLVGVGLSNFRDAEGLQSPLFD, encoded by the coding sequence ATGGTTCGCAAGATCGTTCACGTTGATATGGACGCGTTCTATGCCTCGGTCGAGCAACGTGATGATCCGGCGCTGCGCGGAAGACCCGTCGTCGTCGCCTGGCGCGGCAAGCGATCCGTGGTCTGTGCGGCCTCCTACGAGGCACGACGCTTCGGTGTCCACTCCGCAATGCCTGCAATCCATGCCGAACGGCTGTGTCCAGAGGCGATCTTCGTTCCGCCCGACTTCACTCGCTACCGCGCCGTCTCCCGTGCCGTGCGCGAGATCTTCCAGCGCCACGCCGATCTGATCGAGCCCCTCTCCCTCGACGAGGCATATCTCGACGTCACCGAAAACAAGACCGGCCTGCCCACCGCAACGCGAGTAGCCATCACCATCCGGCAGCAGATTCACGACGAGTTGCATCTGACCGCATCCGCCGGCGTGGCGCAGAATAAGTTCCTCGCCAAGATCGCCTCCGACTGGCGCAAACCAAACGGTCTCTTCGTCATTCAACCCGAAGATGTTCAAACCTTCCTCCCGCCTCTGCCCGTCGCTCGCATCCCCGGCGTCGGAAAAGTCACCGAGAACCGGCTGAAGCAGATCGGCGTCCTCACCATCGCGGACCTGCTAGCCCTGGAATCAAGCGCGCTCGAAGCACAGTTCGGTCGCTACGGAGCACGCCTCCACGAGTTAGCCCGAGGGATCGATCACAGCAAGGTCGTCCCAGACAGGCCAACCAAATCCATCTCCGCCGAAGACACCTTCGAACGCGACATCCCCCTCTCCGAAACCGAGGAGCTAATCCGTCGTCTCGCAGAAAAAGTCTGGACCGCCTCCCGCAAAGACGGCCGCGTGGCTCGCACCGTCGTTCTAAAACTAAAGACGAGCGACTTCAACATCCTCACCCGCAGCCACACCCCTTCCACCCCTCCCGAATCGTGCGAAGAACTCCTCGCGATCGCTCTACTCCTCCGAGAGCGTATCCATCTCAAATCCACTCAGCGTTTTCGTTTGGTGGGCGTCGGCCTAAGCAACTTTCGAGACGCCG
- a CDS encoding TonB-dependent receptor, producing the protein MHIRYQRLVVFLVMMFATAAVFGQATSTGNIIGIVTDATGAAVSGASITAINKGTNSQRTVTTNRAGEYRFDLLAVGTYSVKVEAQGFSSGLAANLELIVGTTLNANFPLIAGQVATSIEVSTVNQLVNAEKTDSSTAVTPQEINNLPLNGRDFANLAILAPGVKQVDSYDPTKNRYAVYAVNGSSGRNTNTTVNGVDNKDNTVGGAVMQLPLEAVEEFNISTSRFSAENGRSEGAAVNVVTKSGTNQFHGALYGFFRSQAIQTNNAISEQAGQPKPDYSRQQYGGAIDGPIRKDKDFGFFAYEGLRERSSLAVTDLSYSELVLAEPLGAKPTHTIATPFDEKRYNGRLDHYFSDREKFYVSYTAQDNKSNNDQSTGQVDTTEGNFTINDLIIANATLTSILSSRSINNFTLGFQYWNNLIDSTTRTPYFLFPDGTSFGTNINVPQKSSQHKFQFRDDFSQTVGKHTLKMGFDFLYEPQVGGFFENNPTPEFDFFDSAANLLDPSKYPNGFSSPGAIQASTGTSGDPSFNLSPKMLGLYFEDDWRATPRLFLNLGIRYDRDIDTYGLDKQANSRTHQELVAAAATPVPTLPTTPPVTQAGVGYTPSLDFLGGIYTGLPKNDNLDISPRIGFSYDVWGNGRFVLRGGYGLYFGQTFENIPLFMIQQANSTVFANTYSISCAGPTDTTCGSANNVPGTNIPLSQYRYGVDPAPVIPPASFNLAAGSTGRLMDPGYRNPYTQQINLGIQYALTTHSVFEVEYNQSRGIHEDKTVNINPTEYFNGGIRPFSAAFKAAGVPVLGRFGAEKSLGRSYYDGLNLSYRQSLNRHFSAIVNYTYAKALAFEGNPAAFRNTATNPFLGQFRKPDYGTAPNDERHHITAAGTISLPWRIDISPILSVGSARPLDVVESSSDLWGVGSGRSNPHALILSGAKESPQAYADYLNAAKAAVAADSSGKTTRASFYKNCLVSGQCREVSYDSYHGQTFAQLDARFSKTISIKDRYNVALFFQGFNLTNRANYGNNYDGIVSDGSSFLTPKGFINPSSTVIPRSFTGEFGGRFSF; encoded by the coding sequence ATGCATATCAGATATCAGCGCCTCGTCGTTTTTCTAGTCATGATGTTCGCGACCGCAGCGGTCTTTGGTCAGGCGACCAGTACCGGAAACATTATAGGAATTGTTACCGATGCGACTGGAGCCGCTGTGTCTGGCGCTTCGATCACCGCGATCAATAAGGGGACGAACTCTCAACGTACGGTCACCACTAATCGCGCAGGCGAGTATCGGTTCGACCTGTTGGCGGTTGGCACGTACTCGGTGAAGGTTGAGGCACAGGGATTCAGTTCTGGGCTGGCTGCCAATCTTGAGCTGATTGTGGGGACGACGCTGAATGCGAATTTTCCGCTGATTGCCGGCCAGGTGGCGACCTCAATCGAGGTATCGACCGTGAACCAGCTGGTGAATGCGGAGAAGACGGACAGCTCGACGGCTGTGACTCCCCAGGAGATCAACAATCTGCCTTTGAACGGGCGCGACTTTGCGAACCTTGCGATTCTGGCGCCGGGGGTGAAGCAGGTCGACAGCTACGATCCGACGAAGAATCGGTATGCGGTGTATGCCGTGAACGGGTCGAGCGGCCGGAATACGAATACGACGGTCAACGGGGTGGATAACAAGGACAACACGGTGGGCGGAGCGGTGATGCAGCTTCCGCTCGAGGCGGTCGAGGAGTTCAACATCAGCACGAGCCGGTTTTCCGCCGAGAATGGACGGAGCGAAGGTGCTGCGGTGAACGTTGTGACCAAGTCGGGGACCAACCAGTTTCACGGTGCGCTCTACGGCTTCTTCCGCAGCCAGGCGATTCAAACCAACAACGCGATCAGCGAACAGGCTGGGCAGCCGAAGCCGGACTACAGCCGTCAGCAGTATGGCGGGGCGATCGACGGTCCGATTCGCAAGGACAAGGACTTCGGTTTTTTTGCGTACGAGGGATTGCGGGAGCGTTCGAGCCTTGCGGTGACCGACCTTTCGTACAGCGAGCTGGTGCTTGCGGAGCCGCTGGGTGCAAAGCCGACGCATACGATTGCGACTCCCTTCGATGAGAAGAGGTATAACGGCCGGCTGGACCACTACTTCAGCGACCGGGAGAAGTTTTACGTCAGCTACACGGCGCAGGACAACAAGAGCAATAACGATCAGTCGACGGGACAGGTGGACACTACCGAAGGCAACTTCACGATCAACGATCTGATTATCGCCAATGCGACGCTGACCTCGATTCTGTCTTCGAGGTCGATCAATAACTTTACGCTGGGGTTCCAGTACTGGAATAACCTGATCGATTCGACGACCCGGACGCCGTACTTTCTGTTTCCCGACGGGACGAGCTTTGGGACGAATATCAACGTGCCGCAGAAGTCGAGCCAGCACAAGTTTCAGTTCCGCGATGATTTTTCGCAGACGGTTGGCAAACACACTTTGAAGATGGGCTTCGACTTTCTGTATGAGCCGCAGGTTGGCGGATTCTTTGAGAACAATCCGACTCCGGAGTTCGATTTCTTCGACTCGGCGGCGAATCTTCTGGACCCGAGCAAGTATCCGAACGGGTTCTCCTCTCCGGGGGCGATTCAGGCTTCGACCGGCACCTCGGGCGATCCGAGCTTCAATCTCTCTCCGAAGATGCTTGGCCTCTACTTCGAGGATGATTGGCGAGCGACGCCGCGGCTGTTTCTGAATCTTGGGATTCGGTACGATCGCGACATCGATACGTATGGACTGGACAAGCAGGCGAACAGCCGCACGCACCAGGAGCTGGTGGCTGCGGCTGCGACGCCGGTGCCAACGCTTCCGACGACTCCTCCTGTAACCCAGGCAGGCGTTGGCTATACGCCGAGCCTGGATTTCCTTGGAGGGATCTACACGGGCCTGCCAAAGAACGACAATCTGGATATTAGTCCTCGCATTGGGTTTTCCTACGATGTCTGGGGCAATGGGCGGTTTGTGCTTCGCGGGGGTTACGGCTTGTACTTTGGTCAGACCTTCGAGAATATTCCTCTGTTCATGATTCAGCAGGCGAACAGCACGGTGTTTGCGAATACGTACAGCATCAGCTGCGCGGGCCCAACGGATACGACCTGCGGGTCGGCCAACAATGTTCCGGGGACGAACATACCGCTGAGCCAGTACCGTTATGGTGTCGATCCGGCGCCGGTGATTCCACCTGCGAGCTTCAATCTTGCGGCGGGATCGACGGGACGCCTGATGGATCCTGGCTACCGCAATCCTTACACGCAGCAGATCAACCTGGGGATTCAGTATGCGTTGACGACGCACTCGGTGTTTGAGGTGGAGTACAACCAGTCGCGCGGCATTCACGAAGACAAGACGGTGAATATCAATCCGACGGAGTACTTCAACGGCGGGATTCGTCCGTTCTCTGCAGCGTTCAAGGCAGCCGGGGTACCGGTGCTTGGCCGGTTCGGCGCGGAGAAGTCGCTGGGGCGTTCGTACTACGATGGGCTGAATCTGAGCTATCGTCAGTCGTTGAATCGTCACTTCAGCGCGATTGTGAACTACACATACGCGAAGGCGCTGGCGTTCGAGGGCAATCCTGCGGCGTTCCGCAACACTGCGACGAATCCGTTTCTCGGGCAGTTCCGGAAGCCGGACTATGGGACGGCGCCAAACGACGAGCGGCATCACATCACGGCGGCTGGAACGATTTCGTTGCCGTGGCGGATTGATATCTCGCCGATTCTGTCGGTGGGCTCTGCGCGGCCGCTGGATGTTGTCGAGTCGAGCAGCGATCTATGGGGGGTAGGCAGCGGCCGCAGCAACCCTCATGCGCTGATCTTAAGCGGAGCGAAGGAGAGTCCGCAGGCTTATGCTGACTATCTGAATGCAGCGAAGGCGGCGGTGGCGGCAGATTCCTCAGGGAAGACGACGCGGGCGAGCTTCTACAAGAACTGCCTGGTGTCGGGTCAGTGCCGCGAGGTCTCGTATGACTCGTATCACGGTCAGACGTTTGCACAGCTGGATGCGCGGTTCAGCAAGACGATCTCGATCAAGGATCGTTACAACGTGGCGCTGTTCTTCCAGGGGTTCAACCTGACGAATCGTGCCAACTACGGCAACAACTACGATGGCATCGTATCGGACGGGTCGAGTTTCCTGACGCCGAAGGGTTTCATCAATCCGAGCAGCACGGTGATCCCGCGATCGTTTACTGGGGAGTTCGGCGGGAGGTTTTCCTTCTAA
- a CDS encoding peptidylprolyl isomerase, whose protein sequence is MTLRISQFAVVCGLGLLTLPGVVQAQAPRYQSPLSVPNAPQPVLTLPVTQPITPNGTVVEDVVVHVNDQIISRSDVERADQQLAEEARQTGVSAADVADRQKNLLRDMIDKQLLLSRGKELGINADADVIRRLDEIRKQNHMDTLEDLEKAARQQGVSFEDFKAGIRDNVITQQVVRDEVGRRLQITQGQEQAYYDAHKQEFVQPEQIKLSEILIPTAADADDAAVAQAKAKADGIEAKLKDGGNFEELAKANSGGPTADKGGDLGLYKRGALAKVLEDQTFDLKAGEWTAPIRTRQGFVILKVTDHVASGVPPLKDVEQQIQEAMYSEQMQPALRAYLTKLREEAYIDIRAGYVDSGASAKQTKPVFTAYAPPVVKKKTVQQKKRFDRGTKFSTVAKATAAPVAKPVAAVATPTPTTTKNGKPAKPKKLKREKVRFGQAPRNSLPAGPEETASGSDIGAGAASASSAPAQTAAPGTAIAPLETAQESSSDTGPNPLAATAPVVGKTRFSDRAKVDAAAKKTAKVKKVKEKAAAAPAPASAEEKATQQTQAAPLGLNGDTAKKKKKKKVKGAKKERLQNQPPAPPKAPLEETPSKAPDRGTPLEGVHGTGTPAPKASDKTTVPPATAPPASNPPAAGQPPATPGSPIPTPPPQ, encoded by the coding sequence ATGACCTTGAGAATTTCGCAGTTTGCGGTGGTGTGTGGGCTGGGTTTGCTGACACTGCCGGGAGTGGTGCAAGCACAAGCGCCGCGGTACCAGAGCCCTTTGAGCGTTCCGAACGCGCCGCAACCTGTGTTGACGCTGCCAGTGACTCAGCCGATTACGCCGAATGGGACCGTGGTGGAGGATGTGGTCGTGCATGTGAACGACCAGATCATCAGCCGGAGCGATGTGGAGCGGGCGGATCAACAGCTTGCCGAAGAGGCCCGGCAGACCGGGGTAAGCGCTGCTGACGTTGCCGACAGGCAGAAGAATCTGTTGCGCGACATGATCGATAAGCAGTTGCTGCTCTCGCGCGGCAAGGAGCTGGGGATCAACGCGGACGCTGATGTGATTCGGCGGCTGGACGAGATTCGCAAGCAGAACCATATGGACACGTTGGAGGACCTTGAGAAGGCGGCGCGGCAGCAGGGCGTCTCTTTTGAGGACTTCAAGGCAGGGATTCGCGATAACGTGATTACCCAGCAGGTGGTGCGGGATGAGGTAGGCCGGCGTCTGCAGATCACGCAGGGTCAGGAACAGGCTTACTACGACGCGCATAAGCAGGAGTTTGTTCAGCCGGAGCAGATCAAGCTGAGCGAGATCTTGATTCCTACGGCTGCCGATGCGGATGATGCCGCAGTCGCCCAGGCGAAGGCGAAAGCGGACGGTATTGAGGCGAAGCTGAAGGATGGAGGGAACTTCGAGGAGTTGGCGAAGGCGAACTCTGGTGGGCCGACTGCTGATAAGGGCGGGGATCTGGGACTTTACAAGCGTGGGGCGCTGGCGAAGGTTCTGGAGGACCAGACGTTCGATCTGAAGGCAGGGGAGTGGACGGCACCGATTCGGACGCGGCAGGGATTTGTGATTTTGAAGGTTACCGACCATGTGGCTTCCGGTGTGCCGCCGCTGAAGGACGTTGAACAGCAGATTCAGGAGGCGATGTATTCCGAGCAGATGCAACCTGCGCTGCGCGCGTACCTGACGAAGCTGCGGGAAGAGGCTTATATCGACATCCGCGCTGGATATGTGGACTCGGGCGCGAGTGCGAAGCAGACCAAGCCGGTGTTTACGGCGTATGCTCCGCCGGTCGTGAAGAAGAAGACGGTTCAGCAGAAGAAGAGATTTGATCGTGGCACGAAGTTCTCTACCGTTGCGAAGGCGACGGCTGCGCCTGTGGCTAAGCCGGTTGCTGCGGTGGCAACTCCGACTCCGACTACGACGAAGAACGGGAAGCCTGCGAAACCGAAGAAGCTGAAGCGGGAGAAGGTTCGATTTGGACAGGCTCCGCGGAACTCCTTGCCGGCAGGGCCTGAGGAGACGGCTTCGGGGAGTGATATAGGCGCTGGTGCGGCTTCGGCTTCGTCTGCTCCCGCTCAGACGGCTGCTCCGGGAACGGCGATTGCACCGCTGGAGACGGCGCAGGAGTCGAGCTCCGATACGGGCCCGAATCCCCTGGCAGCGACGGCGCCTGTGGTTGGAAAGACCCGCTTCAGTGATCGCGCGAAGGTTGATGCTGCGGCGAAGAAGACGGCAAAGGTGAAGAAGGTGAAGGAGAAGGCGGCCGCTGCTCCTGCTCCTGCGAGTGCCGAAGAGAAGGCGACTCAGCAGACTCAGGCTGCACCGCTGGGGCTGAACGGCGATACGGCCAAGAAGAAGAAAAAGAAGAAAGTGAAGGGCGCGAAGAAGGAGCGGTTGCAGAATCAGCCGCCGGCTCCTCCGAAGGCTCCGCTGGAGGAGACGCCGTCGAAGGCTCCTGACCGGGGAACTCCGTTGGAAGGAGTTCATGGAACGGGAACTCCTGCACCGAAGGCTAGCGATAAGACGACGGTCCCTCCGGCGACTGCGCCCCCTGCCAGTAATCCTCCGGCTGCGGGGCAGCCTCCCGCTACACCGGGTTCGCCGATACCGACTCCTCCTCCGCAGTAG
- a CDS encoding S41 family peptidase — protein MAPRTRRALFSATVFLATCAVIGSFINQKVAAQSASDESTLRDSLHSFTNVYSLVEQNYAEPLNTDKTDKAIYDGAIPGMLHVLDPHSNFYDPKAFAQMREDQHGKYYGVGMTIQPQPTASGKTKIVVLYPFEGTPSYKAGIRPGDEILNVDGKSTEGMDSTAVATLLKGARGTHVSVTMVREGAARPLVFDLVRDEIPRPSVDLAFLLSPGVGYIHVSSFIETTSHEVGDALDKFGDIHGLVLDLRGNPGGLLNEAVNMSDKFLQKGQIVVSQRGRAFPDQVYRATRGEEGPKFPIVVLVNRNTASAAEIVSGALQDHDRALIVGETTFGKGLVQTVFQITENTGLALTTYHYYTPSGRLIQRNYDHVSLYDYYYVRDDSDKAKDKSNLEVKLTDSGRTVYGGGGITPDEKIDNQKLNHFQDSLLIHYAFFNFSKHYLATHTVTKDFAVDDAVLQQFKAFLKDNQVDYTDSDIAGVSEWVKESIKSELFTSQFGQLEGLKVRAEWDPQIAKAVTFLPEAQTLEDHSRLAQKTNTASR, from the coding sequence ATGGCTCCCCGCACCCGCCGCGCACTCTTCTCCGCTACCGTCTTTCTGGCAACCTGCGCCGTCATCGGCTCCTTCATCAACCAGAAGGTCGCCGCCCAGTCCGCCAGCGATGAGTCCACCCTGCGCGACTCCCTCCACTCCTTCACCAACGTCTACTCCCTGGTCGAGCAGAACTACGCCGAACCCCTCAACACCGACAAGACCGACAAGGCCATCTACGACGGCGCGATCCCAGGCATGCTCCACGTCCTCGATCCCCACTCGAACTTCTACGACCCCAAAGCCTTCGCCCAAATGCGCGAAGACCAGCACGGCAAGTATTACGGCGTCGGCATGACCATCCAGCCCCAGCCCACCGCCAGCGGCAAGACCAAGATCGTCGTCCTCTATCCCTTCGAAGGAACTCCCTCCTATAAAGCCGGCATACGCCCCGGCGACGAGATCCTCAACGTCGACGGCAAGTCCACCGAAGGCATGGACTCCACCGCAGTCGCCACCTTGCTCAAAGGCGCCCGTGGCACCCACGTCTCCGTCACGATGGTTCGCGAAGGCGCTGCCCGTCCTCTGGTCTTCGATCTCGTACGCGACGAAATCCCACGCCCCTCGGTTGACCTGGCCTTCCTGCTCAGCCCCGGCGTCGGCTACATCCACGTCTCCAGCTTCATCGAAACCACCAGCCACGAGGTCGGCGACGCACTCGACAAGTTCGGCGACATCCACGGCCTCGTCCTCGACCTGCGCGGCAACCCCGGCGGCCTGCTCAACGAAGCCGTCAATATGTCCGACAAGTTCCTGCAAAAGGGACAGATCGTAGTCTCCCAGCGCGGTCGCGCCTTCCCCGACCAGGTCTACCGCGCTACCCGCGGCGAAGAGGGTCCCAAGTTCCCCATCGTCGTCCTGGTTAACCGCAACACCGCCTCAGCCGCCGAGATCGTCTCCGGCGCCCTGCAGGATCACGACCGCGCCCTCATCGTCGGCGAGACCACCTTCGGCAAGGGCCTCGTCCAGACCGTCTTCCAGATCACCGAGAACACCGGCCTCGCCCTCACCACCTATCACTACTACACGCCGTCGGGCCGCCTCATCCAGCGCAACTACGACCACGTCTCCCTCTACGACTACTATTACGTCCGCGACGACTCCGACAAGGCGAAGGACAAGAGCAACCTCGAAGTCAAACTCACCGACTCGGGACGCACCGTCTACGGCGGCGGCGGCATCACCCCCGACGAGAAGATCGACAACCAGAAGCTCAATCACTTCCAGGACAGTCTCCTCATCCACTACGCCTTCTTCAACTTCAGCAAGCACTACCTCGCCACCCACACCGTCACCAAAGACTTCGCGGTCGACGACGCAGTCCTTCAGCAGTTCAAAGCCTTCCTCAAGGACAATCAGGTCGACTACACCGACTCCGACATCGCAGGAGTTAGCGAATGGGTAAAGGAGAGCATCAAGAGCGAGCTCTTCACCTCGCAGTTCGGTCAACTCGAAGGTCTCAAGGTCCGCGCCGAGTGGGACCCCCAGATCGCCAAGGCGGTCACCTTCCTGCCCGAAGCCCAGACCCTCGAAGATCACTCCAGGCTGGCCCAGAAGACCAACACCGCCAGCCGCTGA
- a CDS encoding alkene reductase, with the protein MTTATTQALFSPLQLGPFSLKHRIVMAPLTRSRSTEPGQIPNDLMAEYYSQRASDGGLIITEATSISLNARGWYGAPGIFTDQQVEGWKKIVDAVHAKGGLLFLQLWHTGRASHSSVNGGGAPVAPSAIPFEGVASTPTGWLPTTPPRALNLDEIPLIVEDYRHAAQRAKAAGFDGVELHAANGYLVDQFLQDGSNHRTDQYGGSIENRSRFLLEVVEAITSVWGGDRTGVRIGPGGSFNGMSNSDTEALFTYVAQQLNRFDLAYLHVLEPRVKGNIVINEGQKPIAAAQIRKIFNNKIIAAGGFEPDSAEQIVESGDADLVAFGRHFIANPDLPKRIQQSLPLNPYQRDTFYTFDALGYTDYPLYE; encoded by the coding sequence ATGACCACCGCAACCACCCAAGCTCTCTTCTCCCCCCTGCAACTAGGCCCCTTCTCTCTCAAACACCGCATCGTCATGGCCCCCCTCACCCGCTCCCGCTCCACCGAGCCCGGCCAAATCCCCAACGACCTCATGGCCGAGTACTACTCCCAGCGCGCCTCCGACGGCGGCCTCATCATCACCGAAGCCACCAGCATCTCCCTCAACGCCCGCGGCTGGTACGGCGCTCCCGGCATCTTCACCGACCAGCAGGTCGAAGGCTGGAAGAAGATCGTCGACGCCGTCCACGCCAAAGGCGGCCTCCTCTTCCTCCAGCTCTGGCACACCGGCCGCGCTTCGCACTCCAGCGTCAACGGCGGCGGCGCTCCCGTCGCACCCTCCGCCATTCCCTTCGAGGGCGTCGCCTCCACCCCCACCGGCTGGCTCCCCACCACACCTCCCCGCGCCCTCAACCTCGACGAGATCCCCCTCATCGTCGAAGACTACCGCCACGCCGCCCAACGAGCCAAAGCCGCAGGCTTCGATGGCGTCGAGCTCCACGCCGCCAACGGTTACCTCGTCGACCAGTTCCTCCAGGACGGCAGCAACCACCGCACCGACCAATACGGCGGCTCCATCGAAAATCGCTCCCGCTTCCTCCTCGAAGTCGTCGAAGCCATCACCTCGGTCTGGGGAGGCGACCGCACCGGCGTCCGCATCGGCCCCGGCGGCTCCTTCAACGGCATGTCCAACTCCGACACCGAAGCCCTCTTCACCTACGTCGCCCAGCAGCTCAACCGCTTCGACCTCGCCTACCTCCACGTTCTCGAGCCCAGGGTCAAAGGAAACATCGTCATCAACGAAGGTCAAAAACCCATCGCAGCCGCGCAAATCAGAAAGATCTTCAACAACAAAATCATCGCCGCAGGTGGCTTCGAACCCGACTCCGCCGAACAGATCGTCGAATCCGGCGACGCCGACCTCGTAGCCTTCGGGCGTCACTTCATCGCCAACCCCGACCTGCCAAAGCGCATCCAGCAGTCCCTCCCCCTCAACCCCTACCAGCGCGACACCTTCTACACCTTCGACGCCCTCGGCTACACCGACTATCCGCTCTATGAGTAA